The Streptomyces sp. NBC_00569 genomic sequence GACCTCGATGCCGGGTGCGCTGCCGAGCAGGGCGAGCAGTCCCGCGCGCACCACCACGTGGTCGTCGCACACCAGCAGTCGTACGGGCTCACTCATGAGGCCTCCAGCGGAATCGCCACCGACAGCACCGTGCCCTCGCCCGGCGCCGACTCGATCGTCAGCGTGCCACCCAGCTGCCGCGTGCGCGCCCGGATCGCCGGAAGGCCGTGCCCGCGCACGCCCGACTCCCGCGGGGGCTCGGGTGTGAAGCCGCGGCCGTTGTCCGCGATGTCGAGGACGACCTGGTCGCCGAGGTGCGTCAGCGTGATCGCGGCGGCCGTCGCGTCCGCGTGCTCCCGTACGTTCGCCAGGGCGCCCTGCGCGATCCTCAGCAGCGCGGACTCGACCCGGTCGGGCAGCGGGGCCGGGGCGCCCTCCGCGTGGAAGCGGACCGCGAGCCCCGCCTCCGACTCCCGCGCCGCCAGCGTGCGCAGCGCCTCGTCCAGGCCGCCGCCCGCGAGATCCGCCGGCGCCAGGTCGTGCACGAACCGGCGCGCCTCCACGAGGCCCCGCTCGGTCACCGACTCCGCGGTCCGCACATGGGCGCGGGCCCGCTCGGGGTCGGCGTCCCACAGCCGGTCCGCCGCCTGGAGCAGCATCTGCTGGCTGGACAGGGACTGGGCGAGCGTGTCGTGGATCTCCATCGACAGGCGCTGGCGCTCGGCGAGCGTCCCCTCGCGGCGCTCCGTCGCGGCGAGTTCCCTGCGGGTGCGCACCAGGTCGTCGATCAGGGCGCGCTGGCGTTCCGCCTGGCGCTCCATGTGGACGAAGACGGCGGTCGCCAGGGCCGCGACGGCCGGCGGCGCGAGCAGCAGGTTCGGGTCGAAGTCCCCCGCGAGGCGCAGCTGCGCCCCGACGACGAACACCGTGAGTACGCCGATCAGGACGAGCGCGGCGCGGGCGGGCAGGGTGCGCAGGCCCGTGTAGAAGAGCGGGACCGCGCACCACGCGAAGCTCGGCGCGAGGACGACGAGGACCATCCACACGGCGACGACCAGGGCCAGCCAGGTGAGGCGGCGCGGGGTGGCGCGGGCGCCGAGGCCCGGACCGAGCGCGGGGCCGAGCACGTACAGCGCGGCCAGGACCACGGACAGCGCGATGATCCACGGGGTGCGGGCCTCGCCGGGGTGGCGCAGCAGGAACCGGGCGAGGGCGCCGCCGAGCAGCAGGAAGAACGCGGTGTGCATCACCGCGGCCAGCCAGCGGGCGTCCGGATCCCGCGTCTCAGGTGCCACGCCCGTACCCCTCTCCGCTTCCGCCATCGCGCTGCTGAACTGGTCAAACACCCCCATTGTGGCCTGTGCGGGCGGTACGCGGGTCAACCGATCGGCTGACCCGGACGTCAGCCGAGCCGCGCTCCGGTCGCAGCCGGTACGTCGACGGTGCGGCCCGGTTTCCGGCCCGAGGATCGATACAGGAGCGACTCACCGACCGCCTCTGACCGACCCGACCGCCTCCAAGGAGCACCCGTCATGAAGAAGATCTCGAAGCGCGCCCGTGTCCTGACCGGTGGCGCCGTCCTCGCCGCCGTCGTCGCCGGTACCTTCGGCGCGGTCTCGGCCAGCGCCTCCGCCCCGGCCGCCGCGCCCGCCGCCGTGACCGCGGACGCCCCGGCCAAGAACCTCACCCGGTCCACGCACCTGACCACGGCCGCCGCCACGAAGGCCGCGCAGGCCGCCCTCGACGCCGCGAAGAAGGAGAACCAGCGCGTCTCCGTCGCCGTCGTCGACCGCAACGGCAACACGATCGTCACCCTGCGCGGCGACGGCGCCGGCCCGCAGTCGTACGAGTCCGCCGTGAAGAAGGCGTACACCGCGGTGTCCTGGAACGCGCCGACGTCCGAGCTCGCCAAGCGCCTCGAGCAGGCCCCGAACCTGAAGGACATCCCGGGCACCCTGTTCCTCGCGGGCGGCGCGCCCGTCGCGGCGGACGGCGCCCCGGTCGCGGGCATCGGCGTCGCGGGTGCGCCCTCGGGCGACCTGGACGAGAAGTTCGCGCAGGCCGGTGTCGCCGCGCTGAACCGCTAGTCGCACACCACCCACCGCCGTGGAGGCGCCCGCCGTCCGGCAGGCGCCTCCACGGCGTTCGCCCTGCGTCGGGTGCGCCCTCGGGCGACCTGGACGAGAAGTTCGCGCAGGCCGGTGTCGCCGCGCTGAACCGCTAGTCGCACACCCCCCACCGACGTGGAGGCGCCCGCCGTCCGGCAGGCGCCTCCACGGCGTTCGCCCCTACGATCATTCAGTGCCCCACAGCCCACGGTCCGCCTCCGCCCTCCTCGCCCTCGTCCTGGCTCTCGGCGCCTGTTCCGCCGCCGGTGGGCATGGCACGCCGGGTGCCGCGGGGGTGCGGGACCCGTACTTTCCGAAGCTGGGCAACGGCGGTTACGACGCCACGCACTACACGCTCACCCTCGACGCCGACCAGAACCGGCTGTCGGGCACCGCCGACATCACGGCGAAGGCCACCCAGGACCTCAGCGCGTTCAACCTCGACCTCAAGGGCCTGACCGTCGCGGGCGTCACCGTCGACGGGAAGAAGGCCACGTTCGAGCGGGCCGGGCACGAGCTGACGATCCGTCCGGCCGAGGCGCTGCGGAAGGGCTCCGAGTTCCGCACGGTCGTGCGGTACTCGGGGAAGCCCGTGACCATCACCGACCCGGACGGTTCCGCGGAGGGCTGGCTCCCCACGGATGACGGGGCCCTCGCGCTCGGCGAGCCCACCGGGTCCATGGCCTGGTTCCCCGGGAACAACCACCCCTCCGACAAGGCGACGTACGACATCCACGTCACCGTCCCCAAGGGCCTGAAGGCCGTGTCCAACGGGGAGTTGACGAAGGAGCGGACGGCCGGCGGGCGGACGGCGTTCGACTGGCACGTCCCGCAGCCCATGGCCAGTTACCTGGCGATGCTGGCGATCGGGAAGTTCGAGACCAAGGCCTACAGGACGCCCGACGGGCTGCCCGTGTACACCGCCGTGGACCCGGTCGAGGCGGCCGCGAGCGCCAAGGTCCTGGCCAGGCTCCCGGACGTCATGGCCTGGGAGTCGAAGACCTTCGGTCCCTACCCCTTCTCCTCCACCGGCGCCGTCGTCGACCGGGAGAACGACGCCGGGTACGCGCTGGAGACCCAGAACCGGCCCGTCTTCCCCGGCACTCCCCCTCTGTCCACGCTCGTCCACGAGATGGCCCACGAGTGGTACGGGGACTCCGTCACGCCGAAGTCCTGGCGGGACATGTGGCTCAACGAGGGCTTCGCGACCTACGCCGAATGGCTCTGGCAGGAGCAGCACGGCGGCGACAGCGCGCAGGACACGTTCGACCGCTACTACGCGAAGGGCGGCGGGAACGCGATCTGGTCCTTCCCGCCCGCCAAGCCGCCCGGGCCCGCGAACATCTCGGGCCCGCCCGTCTACGAGCGCGGCGCGATGGTGCTGCACAAGATTCGCGAGACGGTCGGGGACGCCAAGTTCTTCGAGCTGCTCAAGAGCTGGCCCGCCGCGCACCGTTACGGCAACGCGGACACGGCCGACTTCACCGCGTACGTGGAGAAGCAGAACCCGGGCAAGGATCTGGGGCCGGTCTGGGACGACTGGCTGTACGGAAACGGAAAGCCGGACCACCCGTAGTCCCGGATGGCCCGGCCGGACTTCCCTGCGGTGAGGGCTACTTCACGTTCACCGCGGTCCAGGTCGCCGCGACGGCCTGCTGCTCGGCGCTGTTCGCGCCGTACAGGTCGCTCGCCGCCTGAAGCGTGGCGGTGCGGGCGGCCGCGTAGTTCGTCGTCGACGTCATGTACGTGGAGAGGGCCTTGTACCAGATCTGCTCGGCCTTGGCCCGGCCGATGCCGGTGAGCGTGGAGTTGTCGGAGGTCGGGGAGTTGTACGAGACCCCGTTGATGGTCTTCGCGCCGCTGCCCTCGCTCAGGAGGTAGAAGAAGTGGTTGGCGACGCCCGACGAGTAGTGCACGTCGAGGCGGCCGACCGTCTTGGACCAGTAGTCGGCGGAGCCGCCGTCCTTGCTGGGCTTGTCCATGTAACGCAGCGGGGTGCCGTTGCCGTTGATGTTGATCTTCTCGCCGATGAGGTAGTCGCCGACGTCGCTGCTGTTGTTCGCGAAGAACTCCACCGACGTGCCGAAGATGTCGGACGTCGCCTCGTTCAGGCCGCCCGACTCACGGCTGTAGTTGAGGCCCGCGGTGGACGCGGTCAGGCCATGGCTCATCTCGTGGCCGGCCACGTCGAGCGCCGTGAGCGGGTGCTGGTTGCTCTGCCCGTCGCCGTACGTCATGCAGAAGCAGGCGTCCGACCAGAAGGCGTTGACGTAGGCGTTGCCGTAGTGGACACGGGAGTACGCGGCCTTGCCGTCGCCCGCGATGCCGTTCCGGTTGAACGCGCTCTTGTAGTAGTCCCACGTCTCGGCCGCGCCGTACGCGGCGTCGACCGCGGCGGTCTGCCGGTTCGTCACCGTCCCGTCGCCCCACTGGTCGTCGGCGTCATGGAAGAGCGTGCCCGTGCCGGACGTCCCGCCGTTCAGGTCGTACGTCTTGTGGCCGCCGCGCCCGCCGTCGGTGAGGTCGAACCCGCCGCCGGCCGCTGCGGTGCTGCCGACCGTGACGGTGCCGCTGTACTCGCTGGTGCCCGTGCCGTTCTCGATGCCCTCGTACGCGTACAGCTTCTTGCCGGTGGCGGCGTCGGTGACGACGTGCAGCTCGCTCGGCGTCCCGTCGGCCTGAGTGCCGGTCACGACCGTCTCGTACGCGAGGACCGGCGTGCCGGAGGCGGCCCAGACGACCTTGCGGACGTTCTTCGCGGCGGCGCTCTTGGCGTCCGAGACGGCGAGGGCCGACTTCTTGGCGGCGGTGGGGGCCAGGGAGGCGTCCGTCGACGCCACGGATATCGCGCCCTTGTGCGCCTTGGAGACGCCCTTGAGATCGCCGTTCTTCGCGGTGTGCGTGACGAGGTCGCCGCCGAGCACGGGCAGACCGTCGTAGGTGCGCTCGTAGCGGGTGTGGGTCGTGCCGTTCGCGTCCTTGACGACGTCGCGGACGATGAGCTTTTCCCCGCTGCCGAGCCCGAGTTGGCGGGCGGCGGCCGGGGCGTCGGCCTGTGCGTCCTTGAGGGCCGTGGCCCGCTGGGAGGCGCTGAGCGGAACGGCGGTGGCACCGGCGGTGCGGTCGGCGGCGGTCGCCGCGGTGCCGCTCTGCAGAGCCAGGACGACCATCGCGGCCGAGGCCGCGAGAGCGGTGGCTCGTGCGGCGGTCCTGCGGCCGGTGGTACGGGGAGCGGGGGAGCGGTGTGTCACTCGGACTCCTTCTGTGTCCAACGACCCCTTGGGTGGTGACCCGTCGGGGGTGGGGGGCGCGGGGAGAGAGTGGCACCGGCTCCATGTCGTTTGACAGGTAGCCGTCAAAACTTTGCTGGTTCGTGTCCGAATGCGGGTGGTGGTTGTCCGTTATCCGCCGCTTGGCAGAGAAGTGCCGGGATGCGGGGAAGGCGAGGAGCGAGAGGATCGGCGCGCACGCGGAAGGGCCCCGGCCGGATGTCCTCCGGCCAGAGCCCTTCAACTGCCGTGCTGCGGAAGCCGGACGGTCACGCCCGCGCGCCGAGAGGTTCGAGGATCCCGGGGCGAGTGTGGGGAACCGGGCGTCGGCACCCCCTACATCGGATCCCGGCGGGCCGCGACTGTCAGTGTGCTCCCCAGATCGAATGAGCGTGCTGTCGTGCCGGTCGGCGGGGGACGGCCGGTAACTCAACGGAGGGTGATCGAGGGCGAGTTCACTGCATCAGGGGACGCGGGCAGGCAATGGATCGAGCCCCGGAGCGGACGATCGTGGCGGTGTCCCGGCTCGCACACCGGGTGCTGGACGGTGACATCGTGCTCCCGGAATACCGGCGAGGCTTCGTCTGGTCGGTACAGCAGGCGCTTCACCTGCTCGACCCGGTACACCGCAACTACCCCATCGGCGGCCTGTCGCTGTGGCAGTCGACCGAGCGGCTCGCCGGCGAGAGCAAGGTGGCGAACCTGGACGTCCAGCCGCCGCGTGAGGGCTATCCAGTGGACTGCATCATCGATGGCCGGCAGCGGCTCGCCGGCATCATCGGCGCACTTCACGGTGGAAGCGGCAGGTGGAACACGGGATACGACCTGGAAGCCGATGTCTTCCTGGAGCTTGCGGAGGAGCAGCCTCCCGCGCACATCGTCCCCATGAAGTCGATCAGTTCCCCGGATCTGCTCTTCAGTCAGGTGGCAGCCTTGCGGGCTGACCAGGAAACCGGGACCGGGACGCGACGAAGGTCCCGGCCGCACGCGCGAACCGCGGTGCGGCCGGGACCTTCATCGGACCTCGACTCCCTCTACGGGACTCAGACGTTCACGCCGAAGTCCTGCGCGATGCCGACGAGGCCCGACGCGTAACCCTGGCCCACCGCGCGGAACTTCCACTCCGCGCCGTTGCGGTACAGCTCGCCGAAGACCATGGCGGTCTCGGTGGCGGCGTCCTCGGAGAGGTCGTAGCGGGCGATCTCGGTGCCGCCGGCCTGGTTGACGATGCGGATGAACGCGTTGCGCACCTGGCCGAAGTTCTGCGAGCGGTTCTCCGCGTCGTAGATCGAGACCGGGAAGACGATCTTGTCGATGTCGGCCGGGAGGCCCGCCAGGTTGACGTTGATCTGCTCGTCGTCGCCCTCGCCCTGGCCCGTGACGTTGTCACCGGTGTGGACGATGGTCTGGTCCGGTGTCGCCTTGTTGTTGAAGAAGACGAAGTGGCCGTCCGAGTAGACCTTGCCCTGCGGGTTCACCGCGATGGCGGAGGCGTCGAGGTCGAAGTCGGTGCCGGTGGTGGTGCGGACGTCCCAGCCGAGGCCCACGGTGACGGCGGTCAGGCCCGGAGCCTCCTTGGTGAGCGAGACGTTGCCACCCTTGGACAGGCTTACAGCCATTGTTGGGAGTCCTTCCCTCGTTAGCGATGCGTGCGCTTCGTAGACGAAGCTACTCGTACCCCTATGAACGCCAAGGGGGGATCCAGGGTTCCAGGTGTCTTTACTTTCTTTACCCGCTTTCCCCGATATGGGTGCGGCGCCGGGAAAAGGGGGTGACGCGGCGCGCGTTCAGGCGCGACCATGGAACCCATGTCCGGTCCTTACATCATCCGCGGCTCGGTGGTCCTTCCGGAGGCCGAGCTCCTCTGGCGATTCTCCCGGTCGTCCGGGCCGGGCGGCCAGCACGTGAACACCAGCGACTCCCAGGTCGAGCTCCGCTTCGACCTCGCCGGGACGGAGGCGCTGCCCGAGGTGTGGAAGGCGCGGGCCCTGGAGCGGCTCGCCTCCCGCCTCGTCGACGGCGTCATCTCCGTACGGTCCTCGGAGCACCGCTCCCAGTGGCGCAACCGCGAGACCGCCGCCGTGCGCCTCACGTCCCTCCTCGCCGAGGCCACCGCCCCGCCGCCCAAGCCGCGCCGCGCGACCCGCATCCCCCGGGGGATCAACGAGCGCCGCCTGCGCAACAAGAAGGCGCGGTCGGACACGAAGCGGGGCCGGTCGGGGCAGGGCTGGGACTGAGCGGTCCCACGGGGGTCCGGGCGGGGGCCTCACCCCAACTGCCGGTACTTCCCCTTGAAGTAGGCCAGCGGTCCGCCGTCGGCGCTGGGCAGCGCGGCCGTGAGCACCCGGCCGATCACCAGCGTGTGGTCCCCGGCCGTCACCCGCTGCTCCGTGCGGCACTCCAGCGTCGCGAGCGCGCCGCCCACCAGGGGCGCGCCCGACACCTCGCCGCGTACGTAAGGGATGTCCTCGAAGAGCAGACGGTCACTGATGCGGCCCTTCATCGCGAAGCGGCCCGCGATGTGGCGCTGGCTCTCGGAGAGCACGGACACCGCCCACAGGGGCTGCTCGTCGAGCAGGTCGTCCATGCGGGAGCCGTTGCGCAGGCTGACGAGGACGAGTGGCGGGTCGAGGGAGACCGACAGGAACGCCGTCGCCGTCATGCCGACGTCCTCGCCCAGGGGAGCCGACGGGTCGTCCGGGTCGAGCGGCATCTCGCGCGCGGTCACCAGGACCACGCCCGCGGCCAGTCGGGACATGGCGGCGCGGAACTCGTCGTTGCTCACCCCCTCAGCATGCCCGGCCGAGGAGGGCGCGGGGACGAAAGCGGCCGTGGGGGTTGTGGGGTTCGTGGGGGTCGTGCGGGTGGTGGGGGAGAGCGGGGGATTCTTCAGCGGCGGGGGAGTCTTCAGCACGGTCCCGACGCTAGCTTCGGTGCCGTGCCCGCCACATCGGGCCATGGGCCGAGGACGGTCCTAGGACCTGTGGTGGGTTTCGTCCGGATGTGGCGGTTTTCGGGCGGTGTTCTCCGTTCAGGAAGTGCAGGGGGCGCGCGCCGGAGCACCCCTCAACCCTTCATCTTCTCTTGTGACTTGAGTCACAGGAGCCATATTTTGTTGACCCTGTGTACCGGGTGCACAGCTCGCTGTGATTCAGTGGCGGAGACACTGCAAGAAGAGCGTGCACACGCACGTGCGGAATCGGCGATCAGAATTCTGGAGTGCTGTCGAGGTCTCGGGGAGAGCTGAGCATGGAGACCGAGTCGGAGCCGTACGTCCGTCTTGCGACCCTGCGGCAGCTTCACCAGGTGATGGCGGACATGAACACCGCCCGCAGCCTGGCCGACACCCTGCAGACGGTCTCCGACGGAGTCGTGAACGGCCTCGGATACGAGCTGGCCTGCGTCAATCTCGTACGCCCCGACGGTGACCTCGTCGTCGCCGCCTTCTCCGGCGACTCCTCCGCCGAAGCCCTCATCACCGGCCGGGTCGGCTCCCGCGCCTCCTGGGACCGCCGCCTGTCGATGGGCGAGGCCTGGGGCGACCTGCGGTTCATTCCGCACACCGAGGGCTGGGTCCTCGACGAGGACGACGTACCGCAGTGGTTCACCGACGGGCCGCCGCCCCGCTTCGAGGACGAGTGGCACCCCGCGGACCGCCTCTTCGCCCCGATGTACGCCACCGGTGGCTCCGGCGGCGAACTCCTCGGCGTGATCTCCGCCGACCGCCCGCGCAACGGCAGGCGCCCCGGCGCCTGGGGCCGCGAGGCCCTGCAGATGTACGCCTTCCAGGCCGCCATCGCCATCAGCAACGCACGGCTGCGCGCCAACATGCAGCGCGCCCTGGTCCGGCTCGAACGCGAGCAGCAGGCCCTGCGCGCCAGCGAGGAGTCCTTCCGCCAGGCCTTCGAGTACGCCCCCAGCGGCATGGCCATCGCCGAGATGGGCGGCGACCAGCACGGACGGCTCCTGCGCACGAACGACGCCCTGTGCCGGCTGCTCAGCCGCCCGGCGTCCGCCATGCGCCGCTACTCCTTCTCCGACCTCGTCCACCCCGAGGACATCGGCACGCTGCTGCGCACCTCCGCCGAGGGCGGCCGCGCCGAGCTGCGCCTCGGACGGCGCGACGGCACCTATGTCTGGGTGTCCCTGCGGAACTCGGTGGTGGCCGACGCCGCCGACGGCCCGCGCTTCCTGCTCACCCACGTCGAGGACATCGAGGAGCGCAAACGCCGCGAGCTGCACCTCGCGCACCGCGCGTCCCACGACTCCCTCACCGGCCTGCCGAACTCGGCGGAGCTGCGCTCCCGCCTCTCGGCCCGCCTGTGCCGCCGCCCCCAGCTGCCCGAGCCGAGCGCCGTGGACTCCCTGGACGCGGCGTACGGGGACCGCTCCGGCAGCTCGTACGACACGAACGGGCACGGATTCGACTTCGCGGGGGCCGCCGCTGCCGCCGCGGCCGGACAGCAGAACGGCGGGTCCGGGCCCTCCGGCGGGATCTACGACGACTATGGCTTCGATCACCACGTCCACATCGTCGCGCCCGAGGGGGAGACCGACGACGGCACGAAGGGCCTGGCGGTCCTCTTCTGCGACCTGGACGGCTTCAAGTCGATCAACGACCGGTTCGGGCACCACACCGGCGACGCCGTTCTGATCGAGGTCGCACGGCGTCTGACCAGCGGAGTCCGTGACGGGGACACCGTCGCGAGGCTCGGCGGCGACGAGTTCGTCGTGCTCGCCGACGGGCTCGGCCGGGCCGACGCACAGGACCTCGCCGTCCGTCTGCGGAACGCGATCATTCCGCCCATCCGGGTCGACGGAAGGGCGGTCCGTGTGGGCGCAAGTTTCGGCATCGGCTGGGCGCACTGCGGGATGACGGCCGACGAGGTGTTGAAATCCGCTGACCAGCGGATGTACATCGAGAAACGGTCGCGTGCCAAGCAGCACCGACGGGCCGGATGATCTCGTTCCGCGGGTATCGGTGAGGTCAACGCCACCCCTTCGGACCACTCCCAGCGGGTACGCTCGCCGGGTAAGCGATACGTAGGGAGTGATCAGGGATGGCGCCCGCTGACAACGGCGCGAGCACGCCCGAGGACGACGATCCGTTCGGCTATCTGTACGCCGACGGACAGGCGGCCGGGGCGACACCGCCCAGCGGGGGCGGCGGCTACGGCTATCCGGGTCCCCGGTCCTACCACCAGGTCAGGCCGGTCGGTGAGCGGCAGTACGGGCAGCAGCCGACCGCCGCGTACGGTCAGGCGCCCCAGCAGCAGCCCCAGGCCTACGGTCAGCCGAACGCGCACTACTCGGCCCCCGAGACGCTGCCCGGCGGTGCGCCGACCACGGTGACGCCCACGCAGCACGGCGGCGGTGGCGGCCGGGGACGGGGGCCCAACACCAAGGGCCTGCTGATCGGCGCGCTCGCCGTCGTGGCGGCCGTGGTCATCGGCATCGGTGTCGCGGTCCTCGGCGGCGACTCGAACGACGACGCGAAGGGCGGCGACGCGGGCGGTCAGCCGTCCGGCGGCTCCCAGTCGGTCGAGCCGAGCCAGACCGCGTCCAAGAGGGCCGACAAGCCGGTCGACCTCCCGAAGACGGACGCCAAGGCGCTGAAGCTCGAGGGCGGCACCGCCACCGCGTCGGACGTCCAGGGCGCCAAGGCCGACGGCGGCACCTATGTGGCCGGCTTCAACCAGGTGGGCGCCAGGCTCACCTGGACGGTCAACGGCATCCCGAAGGACGGCGCGTACAGCCTGCGCGTCAACTACGGCGTGCCGGGCAAGAACGCCGACGCGACCATCACGGTCAACGGCAAGGTGCAGACCCGCCCGCTCAACATGGAGAACTTCTCCCGCGCCAAGGAAGGCGACTGGGAGAAGGGGTGGACCAACACCTGGTCCGTCGTCCAGCTCAGCAAGGGCACGAACGCGATCACGATCTCGTGCGAGCAGGGCAACCAGTGCGACGCCAACTTCGACCAGATGTGGCTGGTCAAGGGCAGCAAGGGCTGACCGACAGAGGCTTGCCGGCAGCGGCCTGGGGCGTGCCCTAGGCCGCTGTCGTCGTCTGTTGCGTCACCGCGACCCGGCCGAGCAGTTCCTCGTAGGCCGCGCGGTCGAACTCCCCGGCCACCGGGGCCAGCACCGTCGCCGCGGACAGGGCCACCGCGCGGGCCAGGCGGTCCGGCCACGGCAGGTCCTCCACGCAGCCCGAGAGCAGGCCGGCGACCGCCGAGTCGCCGGCGCCCGTCGGGTTGCCCTTCACGCGGTCCGGGGCGGGGGCGCGCCAGCTGCCGTCCGGGGTGACCGCGAGGAGGCCCTCGGGGCCCAGTGAGGCGACCACGGAGTGCGCGCCGCGGCGGCGGGCGTCACGGGTGGCGCGCAGCGGCTCGTGGGAGCCGGTGAGCTCGGCGAGCTCGTCGGAGTTCGGCTTGATGATGTCGGGGCGGGCCGCGAGGCCCCGGCGCAGCGGTTCCCCGGACGAGTCGAGCAGTACGGGCACGGACGCGGCGCGGGCCGCGCGGACCAGCTGGGCGTACGCGCCGACGGGGACGCCCGGCGGGAGGCTGCCGCACAGGGCCACCGCGGACGCGGACGTGAGGAGCTCCTCGTAGGCCTCGGTGAACGCGGACCACTCGGTGGGGGCGACGAGCGGGCCCGGCTCGTTGAGCTGGGTCGTGTCGCCGGTCGTGGCGTCGACGACCGCGATGGTGCGGCGGGTGGCGCCCGAGACCGGGACGAGCGCGTCCCGGATGCCGGGGGATTCCACGAGCTGTTCCCTGAGGGCTCGGCCCGTGCCGCCGCCGGCGAAGCCGGTGACGGTCACGTCGTGGCCGAGCGCGGCGAGCACGCGCGCGACGTTGAGGCCCTTGCCGCCGGGGCGTTCGGTGACCTTGGTGACGCGGTGCGACGCGT encodes the following:
- a CDS encoding 1-phosphofructokinase family hexose kinase gives rise to the protein MILTVTLNAALDITYDVPALHPHASHRVTKVTERPGGKGLNVARVLAALGHDVTVTGFAGGGTGRALREQLVESPGIRDALVPVSGATRRTIAVVDATTGDTTQLNEPGPLVAPTEWSAFTEAYEELLTSASAVALCGSLPPGVPVGAYAQLVRAARAASVPVLLDSSGEPLRRGLAARPDIIKPNSDELAELTGSHEPLRATRDARRRGAHSVVASLGPEGLLAVTPDGSWRAPAPDRVKGNPTGAGDSAVAGLLSGCVEDLPWPDRLARAVALSAATVLAPVAGEFDRAAYEELLGRVAVTQQTTTAA